The Kribbella amoyensis genomic sequence CACGAGCGTTCGCCCGGACGGCTGGACCTTGACGCCAAGGCCGGGGAAAGCGACCGCCTTGGATGCGGTTAGAACCTGTTCCCACGTCACGTCTTCAGGCCGCGGACGCGGGACGACCGCTGTCGTCGGAGTTGGCTCCTGCGGCTGGTCCGGTTCGTACGGTTGGCAACGGGTCGGACCCGGCGTTGTGCCGTCGGGGCCTACTCGCCCGCAGATCCCGATGTTCAGTCTGAGATCTCCGCTTGGGGTGAACTTCGTCAGAGTTCGTGGCGTCATCCGCTCCGGCTTCGCTTCCTTCGCGGCTGCCGTCTTGGTCACCTGCGCCTTGTTCTGCTGACCTTTACGGTTGAACCGGCTCTCAGTCCGACGCTGTGCGTCAGCCACGACGCCCTCTCTGGTCGGCTTGACAACAACCTTGGGGGACGTAGTCGCGGCAGCGGCGGGCAAACCTGAGACCGCGCCGTGTGCGGCAGGGACCGCGGACGCGACAATCGCACATACGAGGACGACAGCGCCGCACGTTGCGCCGATTGCCAGCGCTACGGGGACCGAAAGGCAGATCTTCGTCCTCATTGCGCCTCTTGCCTCAGCTCGTACATAACCCAGCTTCCGCCCTGCGCCGAAAGCGCGACCTCGCGGGTGTAAGTCGTTGCTGGGGTCGTAAACGGGCTCGCGGACGGCTTGTCGCGGCTCACGTACTTTCCAATGGTGACTACAGCCGAGCCCCCGAGTCTGCCGTTAGCGCCTCGAACGAGCTCGGAGACCTCGGTGACGTGTTCGTAGTAGTCACCAGTCAGCAGACCATTGGCCGCGT encodes the following:
- a CDS encoding PKD domain-containing protein, giving the protein MADAQRRTESRFNRKGQQNKAQVTKTAAAKEAKPERMTPRTLTKFTPSGDLRLNIGICGRVGPDGTTPGPTRCQPYEPDQPQEPTPTTAVVPRPRPEDVTWEQVLTASKAVAFPGLGVKVQPSGRTLVNLATIVYTDRGQVTMATVELLGFPVVVEATPVSYTWSFGDGKTLTTTTPGRPHPAKDITHKYLKRAAVSVRLTTNYAARFNVAGTGWQYVDGTVPITGPGTPLQVREAVPVLVEPSN